Proteins from a genomic interval of Pseudomonas paeninsulae:
- a CDS encoding pseudouridine synthase gives MAKAPPTAPRLLLLNKPFDVLTQFNDEQGRATLKDFVAVPGVYPAGRLDRDSEGLLLLTNHGGLQARIADPKHKLAKTYWVQVEGEPTAEQLQRLCEGVELNDGPTLPAEARLLDEPQLWPRDPPVRFRKSVPTAWLELVIREGRNRQVRRMTAAVGLPTLRLVRVRIGPWSLDGLQPGEWKEVEARL, from the coding sequence GTGGCCAAGGCGCCACCGACCGCGCCGCGCTTGCTGCTGCTGAACAAGCCCTTCGATGTCCTGACCCAGTTCAACGACGAGCAGGGTCGCGCCACCCTCAAGGACTTCGTCGCGGTTCCCGGGGTCTACCCGGCCGGGCGCCTGGATCGTGACAGCGAGGGCTTGCTGCTGCTGACCAATCACGGTGGCCTGCAGGCGCGAATTGCCGATCCCAAGCACAAGCTGGCGAAAACCTATTGGGTGCAGGTGGAAGGCGAGCCGACGGCCGAACAGCTCCAGCGCCTGTGCGAAGGCGTCGAGCTGAACGACGGGCCGACCCTGCCGGCCGAGGCGCGCTTGCTGGATGAGCCGCAGTTATGGCCGCGCGATCCGCCGGTGCGTTTTCGCAAGAGCGTGCCGACCGCCTGGCTGGAGCTGGTGATTCGTGAGGGGCGCAACCGTCAGGTCAGGCGCATGACTGCGGCGGTGGGCCTGCCGACCCTGCGTCTGGTGCGTGTGCGCATCGGCCCGTGGAGCCTGGACGGTCTGCAACCTGGCGAGTGGAAAGAGGTCGAGGCGCGGTTGTAG
- the aguB gene encoding N-carbamoylputrescine amidase has product MSKLTVATTQFACSWDLEHNLAQAEQLVREAAAKGAQLILLQELFATPYFCIEQDHKHLSLAEEYGQSRVLKRFAALAKELGVVLPLSWFEKAGNAYFNSLAVADADGRLLGVYRKTHIPNAIGYQEKEYFSPGDSGFRVWDTAFGRIGVAICWDQWFPETARCLALQGAEVLLFPTAIGSEPGAAALDSRDHWQLTQRGHAAANILPVVAANRVGREVATTDPALQMSFYGSSFITDHKGKLLAEADRDSSSVLVRELDLAVMREERLSWGIYRDRRPEMYGPLLGLDGSNTHVHWNDRGVRL; this is encoded by the coding sequence ATGAGTAAGCTGACCGTCGCCACCACTCAGTTCGCCTGCAGCTGGGACCTTGAGCACAACCTCGCTCAAGCCGAGCAACTGGTACGCGAAGCGGCCGCCAAGGGCGCGCAACTGATTCTGTTGCAGGAGCTGTTCGCCACACCGTATTTCTGCATCGAGCAGGATCACAAACACCTCTCGCTGGCCGAAGAATATGGCCAGAGCCGCGTACTCAAGCGCTTCGCCGCGCTGGCCAAGGAACTCGGCGTGGTATTGCCGCTGTCCTGGTTCGAGAAAGCCGGCAACGCCTACTTCAACTCGCTGGCGGTGGCCGATGCCGATGGTCGCCTGCTCGGGGTGTATCGCAAGACCCATATTCCCAACGCCATCGGTTACCAGGAGAAGGAATACTTCAGCCCCGGCGACAGCGGCTTCCGCGTCTGGGACACCGCCTTCGGTCGCATCGGCGTGGCCATCTGCTGGGATCAGTGGTTCCCGGAAACCGCCCGCTGCCTGGCCTTGCAGGGCGCCGAGGTGCTGCTGTTCCCCACTGCCATCGGCTCCGAACCGGGTGCCGCGGCGCTGGACTCGCGTGACCACTGGCAACTGACCCAGCGCGGCCATGCCGCCGCCAACATCCTGCCGGTGGTAGCCGCCAACCGGGTCGGCCGCGAAGTGGCCACGACTGATCCGGCGCTGCAGATGAGCTTCTACGGTTCGTCCTTTATCACCGACCACAAGGGCAAGCTGCTGGCCGAGGCCGACCGCGACAGTAGCAGCGTATTGGTGCGCGAGCTGGATCTGGCTGTCATGCGTGAGGAGCGCCTGAGCTGGGGCATCTACCGGGATCGCCGCCCAGAAATGTACGGGCCGCTGCTGGGTCTGGATGGTAGCAACACCCATGTGCATTGGAATGATCGAGGAGTTCGGCTATGA
- a CDS encoding agmatine deiminase family protein translates to MQHEAVAQDGWMMPAEWVPHAATWMVWPHNQALWESTWGVTLAAVQVDFARVVNAIARFEPVKLVVDPSAISRARELCGANVELIELAVNDSWCRDSGPSFICHPQLGLAGVSWRFNAWGGKSEHDLDEGLARRILNDLGLECFGTPLANEGGAIHVDGDGTLITTESVLLNANRNPGMSKVEMEEIFVRLLGVKKTIWLPGDPQYVTGDMTDGHVDGVCAFAKPGALLVDATRDQSSVYAEVVRENRRALELATDARGRQFEMLELFEASDAVDSEAEVFCASYSNFYIANGAIIMPAYGIAADEEAAATLRMAFPGREVVPVRINQLAHGGGGVHCITQQQPAWPLQGAK, encoded by the coding sequence ATGCAGCACGAAGCAGTAGCGCAAGATGGCTGGATGATGCCGGCGGAGTGGGTGCCGCACGCCGCCACCTGGATGGTCTGGCCGCACAATCAGGCGCTGTGGGAATCGACCTGGGGCGTGACCCTGGCGGCGGTGCAGGTCGACTTCGCCCGGGTGGTCAACGCCATCGCCCGTTTCGAACCGGTAAAGCTGGTGGTCGACCCCTCGGCCATCAGTCGTGCCCGTGAGCTGTGCGGGGCGAACGTCGAGCTGATCGAACTGGCGGTCAACGACAGCTGGTGCCGCGACTCCGGGCCGAGCTTCATCTGCCACCCGCAACTGGGCCTGGCCGGGGTCAGCTGGCGCTTCAATGCCTGGGGCGGAAAATCCGAACACGATCTGGACGAAGGCCTGGCTCGGCGCATCCTCAACGACCTCGGTCTGGAGTGCTTCGGCACGCCGCTGGCCAACGAGGGCGGTGCGATTCACGTCGACGGCGACGGCACGCTGATCACCACCGAGTCGGTACTGCTCAACGCCAACCGCAACCCGGGCATGAGCAAGGTCGAGATGGAGGAAATCTTCGTCCGTCTGCTCGGGGTGAAGAAGACCATCTGGCTGCCGGGAGACCCGCAGTACGTCACCGGCGACATGACCGACGGCCACGTCGATGGTGTGTGCGCCTTCGCCAAGCCCGGTGCGTTGCTGGTGGACGCCACCCGCGACCAGTCCTCGGTGTATGCCGAAGTGGTGCGCGAGAACCGTCGTGCCCTGGAACTGGCCACCGATGCCCGCGGACGCCAGTTCGAGATGCTCGAGCTGTTCGAAGCCAGCGATGCCGTGGACAGCGAGGCCGAGGTGTTCTGCGCCTCCTACAGCAACTTCTACATCGCCAACGGCGCGATCATCATGCCGGCCTACGGCATTGCCGCCGATGAGGAAGCGGCGGCGACCCTGCGCATGGCCTTCCCGGGGCGTGAAGTGGTGCCGGTGCGCATCAATCAACTGGCCCATGGCGGCGGCGGGGTGCATTGCATCACCCAGCAACAGCCGGCCTGGCCGCTGCAAGGGGCGAAGTGA
- a CDS encoding agmatine deiminase family protein, which produces MSTRRDFIKHLSLAAGLGAVASLGLGVSAPRVRAALANSWYMPDEHAPQERVFLAFAASASIWEDWATPVNNTVALLAKAIAKYQPVTVLCRANQLSLAKSKCGTTNIKFLSMPLDDVWVRDYGGCFVVDDQGGRGLVDFNFNGWGNKQTAGNDTQVADTLSYELGATYISSMLTGEGGGIEVDGHGTAIMTESCWVNRNRNPGMSKAQIEAELKVNLGLRKIIWLPGIKGKDITDAHVDFYARFVKPGVVIANLDNDPNSYDYAVTRTHLNILKAATDADGNKLQVYTLPPPLKKRSNVYTQNNPDFAPGYINYLPINGAVIAPQFGDAAADKYCKDLLAQLYPGRAIVQVNIDPIAGGGGGIHCVTKNMPRL; this is translated from the coding sequence ATGTCGACACGTCGTGATTTCATCAAACACCTGAGTCTGGCCGCCGGCCTAGGCGCGGTTGCTTCCCTGGGGCTGGGTGTGAGCGCCCCCCGGGTGCGTGCCGCGCTGGCCAACAGCTGGTACATGCCGGATGAGCATGCCCCGCAGGAGCGGGTGTTCCTGGCTTTCGCCGCGTCGGCGTCGATCTGGGAAGACTGGGCCACACCGGTGAACAACACCGTGGCCCTGCTGGCCAAGGCCATTGCCAAGTATCAGCCGGTGACCGTGCTGTGTCGCGCCAACCAGTTGAGCCTGGCCAAGAGCAAATGCGGCACCACTAATATCAAGTTCCTGAGCATGCCGCTGGATGATGTCTGGGTGCGTGACTACGGCGGTTGCTTCGTGGTCGATGATCAAGGCGGGCGCGGCCTGGTCGACTTCAACTTCAACGGCTGGGGCAACAAGCAGACGGCCGGCAACGACACCCAGGTGGCCGACACCCTCAGCTACGAGCTGGGTGCGACTTACATCAGTAGCATGCTCACGGGCGAGGGCGGTGGTATCGAGGTGGATGGCCATGGCACGGCGATCATGACTGAGAGCTGCTGGGTCAACCGCAACCGTAACCCGGGCATGAGCAAGGCGCAGATCGAGGCCGAGCTGAAGGTCAACCTCGGCCTGCGCAAGATCATCTGGCTGCCGGGTATCAAGGGCAAGGACATCACCGACGCCCACGTCGACTTCTACGCGCGCTTCGTCAAGCCCGGCGTGGTCATCGCCAACCTCGACAACGACCCCAACTCCTATGACTACGCGGTAACGCGGACTCACCTGAACATCCTCAAGGCTGCCACCGATGCCGATGGCAACAAACTGCAGGTCTATACCCTGCCGCCACCGCTGAAGAAGCGCAGCAACGTCTACACCCAGAACAACCCGGACTTCGCCCCCGGTTATATCAACTACCTGCCGATCAATGGCGCGGTGATCGCCCCGCAGTTCGGCGATGCGGCGGCGGACAAATACTGCAAAGACCTGCTGGCCCAGCTGTATCCGGGGCGCGCCATCGTCCAGGTGAATATCGACCCGATCGCCGGCGGCGGTGGCGGCATCCATTGCGTGACCAAGAACATGCCGCGCCTGTGA
- a CDS encoding Lrp/AsnC family transcriptional regulator: MTRLDRYDLNILTELQRDATLSNQDLAERIGLSPSPCSRRVKQLEDDGYILSQVALLDRKKLGLTLTAYVLIGMDKHTPERFEHFQDMIRQCPEVLECSLVTGMDADYQLKVVVPDMDHYQQFLLGTLTRIEGVSSVRSSFVLQQILSSTQLPLQHLRS, from the coding sequence ATGACCAGACTCGATCGCTACGACCTGAATATCCTCACCGAACTGCAGCGCGACGCCACCCTGTCCAATCAGGACTTGGCCGAGCGCATCGGCCTGTCGCCTTCGCCCTGCTCACGGCGGGTCAAGCAACTGGAGGATGACGGCTACATCCTCAGCCAGGTCGCCCTGCTGGATCGCAAGAAGCTCGGCCTGACCCTCACCGCCTATGTCCTGATCGGCATGGACAAACACACCCCCGAGCGTTTCGAGCACTTCCAGGACATGATCCGCCAATGCCCGGAGGTGCTGGAATGCAGCCTGGTCACCGGCATGGATGCCGACTACCAGCTCAAGGTGGTGGTGCCGGACATGGATCATTACCAACAATTCCTCCTCGGCACCCTGACCCGCATCGAGGGCGTCTCCAGCGTGCGCTCGAGCTTCGTCCTGCAACAGATCCTCTCCAGCACCCAGTTGCCACTGCAGCACCTGCGCAGCTGA
- the ahr gene encoding NADPH-dependent aldehyde reductase Ahr, with translation MSSSESVLDTFTGWAAKTPGAPLEPHSYDPGPLGAEEVEVAVEYCGICHSDQSMIDNEWGNARYPFIPGHEVVGRIVRVGEQVRGLELGQRVGIGWYKGSCMHCHSCMEGAHQLCGSVKPTIVGSNGGFADRLRSHWAWAIPLPQGLDPSLVGPLFCAGSTVFSPLLEFNVKPTDKVGVVGIGGLGHLALGFLNAWGCEVTAFTSSLNKQEEAKRLGAHKVVASTDSAALKAIAGSLDFLLITASADLDWNALIGTLGGKGRLHFVGIVPSAIPVHVFNLIPRQRSLSGSPVGSPASMVTMLEFCARHQILPQVEMFPMSRVNDAIDHLRAGKARYRVVLDASR, from the coding sequence ATGAGCTCGTCCGAATCCGTACTCGACACCTTCACCGGCTGGGCCGCCAAGACGCCAGGCGCGCCTCTCGAACCGCACAGCTACGACCCCGGCCCACTGGGCGCCGAGGAGGTCGAGGTGGCAGTCGAATACTGCGGCATCTGCCACTCCGACCAGTCGATGATCGATAACGAATGGGGCAACGCCCGCTATCCCTTCATCCCCGGGCACGAGGTGGTCGGCCGCATCGTCCGTGTCGGCGAGCAGGTGCGCGGCCTCGAACTTGGCCAGCGGGTCGGTATCGGCTGGTACAAGGGCAGCTGCATGCACTGCCACTCCTGCATGGAGGGCGCGCACCAGCTCTGCGGTTCGGTAAAACCGACCATCGTCGGCAGCAACGGCGGTTTCGCCGACCGCCTGCGCAGCCACTGGGCCTGGGCCATTCCCCTGCCGCAAGGACTGGACCCAAGCCTGGTCGGCCCGCTGTTCTGTGCCGGTTCGACGGTATTCAGCCCACTACTGGAGTTCAACGTAAAACCCACCGACAAGGTCGGCGTGGTTGGCATCGGCGGCCTGGGTCATTTGGCCCTGGGCTTTCTCAACGCCTGGGGCTGTGAAGTCACCGCCTTCACTTCGTCGCTGAACAAGCAAGAAGAAGCCAAGCGCCTGGGCGCACACAAGGTCGTCGCCTCGACCGACAGCGCGGCCCTCAAGGCCATAGCCGGCAGCCTGGATTTCCTCCTGATCACCGCCAGCGCGGATCTGGACTGGAATGCCTTGATCGGCACCCTCGGTGGCAAGGGTCGCCTGCACTTCGTCGGCATAGTGCCGAGCGCCATCCCGGTGCATGTGTTCAACCTGATCCCGCGCCAGCGCAGCCTGTCCGGCTCACCGGTGGGCTCGCCCGCGAGCATGGTGACCATGCTCGAGTTCTGCGCCCGCCACCAGATCCTGCCGCAGGTCGAGATGTTCCCCATGAGCCGGGTCAACGACGCCATCGACCACCTGCGTGCCGGCAAGGCGCGCTACCGGGTGGTGCTGGACGCCAGCCGCTGA
- a CDS encoding VIT1/CCC1 transporter family protein, whose translation MKKPSLETLYREHQPDAIEKRLNSKHKPQTISDAVLGGIDGCVTTFAIVAGAVGAGFSASVALIMGFANLFADGFSMAVSNYEAIKAQREFREQARRMEEEHIDRVPAGEREEIRQVFCRKGFSGDILEAIVSTISQDRQLWVETMLIEEHGLQTVELDPARSAAVTFTTFLVAGAIPLLPFFFTSLDIQRQFILSTALAAAVFFSIGMLKSLVFAKPLLRAGLGTLLTGGAAAALAYLTGYLLRFVFGIE comes from the coding sequence ATGAAGAAGCCCAGCCTCGAGACGCTTTACCGCGAGCACCAGCCCGACGCCATCGAAAAGCGCCTGAATAGCAAGCACAAGCCGCAAACCATCTCCGATGCCGTACTCGGCGGAATAGACGGCTGCGTCACCACCTTTGCCATTGTCGCCGGCGCTGTCGGGGCCGGATTTTCGGCCTCGGTCGCCTTGATCATGGGCTTCGCCAACCTGTTTGCCGATGGTTTCAGCATGGCCGTCAGCAACTACGAGGCGATCAAGGCTCAGCGCGAGTTCCGCGAACAGGCCCGGCGCATGGAAGAGGAACACATCGACAGGGTGCCCGCCGGTGAACGCGAAGAAATCCGCCAGGTGTTCTGCCGCAAGGGATTTAGCGGCGACATTCTCGAGGCGATCGTCAGCACCATCAGCCAGGATCGTCAGCTCTGGGTTGAGACCATGCTCATCGAAGAGCACGGCCTGCAAACCGTCGAACTGGACCCAGCACGCTCAGCCGCGGTGACCTTTACGACCTTTCTGGTCGCCGGCGCCATCCCGTTGCTACCGTTCTTTTTCACCAGCCTGGACATCCAGCGCCAATTCATCCTGAGCACGGCCCTGGCCGCGGCGGTGTTCTTTTCCATTGGCATGTTGAAGAGCCTGGTATTTGCCAAACCGCTGCTGCGCGCCGGCCTGGGCACCCTGCTCACCGGCGGCGCGGCGGCCGCTCTGGCGTACCTGACCGGCTATCTACTGCGCTTTGTCTTCGGCATCGAATGA
- a CDS encoding cation diffusion facilitator family transporter has translation MRQATFAALAVALTLALAKAIAWWLSGSVSLLAGLTDSLLDGAASLLNLIAVHYALRPADEDHRYGHGKAEALAGLGQALFIGISAVVVGMHGVDRLLNPQALGAATLGIAVMLLSLALTAALLLFQRHVVRETGSTAIRADSLHYRSDLLLNASILLALLLASFGWPQLDAVFGIGIAFFILWSAVSIAREASAVLMDKELAPELSERMHLLACGIPGVLGAHDLRTRMSGTRWFVQLHVELSGELSLLHAHELCERVEFAIRAEFSRAEVLVHADPLDPATA, from the coding sequence ATGCGCCAGGCCACCTTTGCCGCACTGGCCGTGGCCTTGACCCTGGCCCTGGCCAAAGCCATCGCCTGGTGGTTGAGCGGCTCGGTCAGCCTGTTGGCCGGCCTCACCGATTCGTTGCTCGATGGCGCCGCCTCGCTGCTCAACCTGATCGCCGTGCATTACGCCTTGCGCCCGGCGGACGAAGACCATCGCTACGGGCACGGCAAGGCCGAGGCCCTGGCCGGACTGGGTCAGGCGCTGTTTATCGGCATCAGTGCGGTCGTGGTCGGCATGCATGGCGTGGATCGCCTGCTCAACCCGCAAGCGCTCGGCGCGGCAACCCTGGGTATCGCGGTGATGCTTCTGTCGCTGGCGCTGACCGCCGCCCTGCTGCTGTTCCAGCGCCATGTGGTGCGCGAAACCGGCTCCACTGCGATCCGCGCGGACTCGCTGCACTACCGCTCCGACCTGCTGCTCAACGCCAGCATCCTGCTCGCCCTGCTGCTGGCCAGCTTCGGCTGGCCGCAACTGGATGCGGTGTTTGGTATCGGCATTGCCTTCTTCATCCTCTGGAGCGCCGTGAGCATCGCCCGCGAGGCCTCGGCCGTGCTGATGGACAAGGAGCTGGCGCCGGAGCTCAGCGAGCGCATGCACCTGCTGGCCTGCGGCATACCCGGCGTGCTCGGCGCACATGACCTGCGCACGCGCATGTCTGGCACCCGCTGGTTCGTCCAGCTGCATGTGGAGTTGTCCGGCGAACTGAGCCTGCTGCATGCCCATGAACTGTGCGAGCGGGTGGAATTTGCGATTCGCGCCGAATTCTCCCGCGCCGAAGTGCTGGTGCATGCCGATCCACTCGACCCCGCCACCGCTTGA
- a CDS encoding polyribonucleotide nucleotidyltransferase, whose protein sequence is MRTQYRVIGGALAVALLAQLSACGTLFFPDRRGQIEGRIDPVVAALNAVGILFYVIPGLIAFGIDFATGAIYLPNGQNAQIDPQELNKAVDADGKIDNARLKALIEQHTGHSLPLDDPRLIHSSASAEQLAAYGLRPAA, encoded by the coding sequence ATGCGCACCCAATACCGTGTTATCGGCGGCGCTCTCGCAGTCGCCCTGCTCGCCCAATTGAGCGCCTGCGGCACGTTGTTCTTCCCTGATCGGCGCGGCCAGATCGAAGGCCGAATCGACCCGGTGGTGGCGGCACTGAATGCCGTCGGCATCCTGTTTTATGTGATCCCCGGCCTGATCGCCTTCGGCATCGACTTTGCCACTGGCGCCATCTACCTGCCGAACGGGCAAAACGCCCAGATCGATCCGCAAGAGCTGAACAAGGCTGTGGATGCCGACGGCAAGATCGATAACGCCCGACTCAAAGCCCTGATCGAGCAGCACACCGGCCACAGCCTGCCGCTCGACGACCCACGCCTGATCCACAGCAGCGCCAGCGCCGAGCAACTGGCGGCCTACGGCCTGCGACCGGCCGCTTAA
- a CDS encoding DUF2788 domain-containing protein, which translates to MDPQVLEELMMTVLVGGLVLFMAFIVWDLAKKSKAGRFGSMILFLALGLGVLGFLIKTVVIASLEGV; encoded by the coding sequence ATGGATCCGCAAGTGCTCGAAGAATTGATGATGACCGTACTGGTCGGCGGCCTGGTGCTGTTCATGGCGTTCATCGTCTGGGACCTGGCGAAGAAGTCCAAGGCCGGACGTTTCGGCAGCATGATCCTGTTCCTCGCCCTGGGCCTGGGCGTGCTCGGCTTCCTGATCAAGACCGTGGTGATTGCCAGCCTGGAAGGCGTCTGA
- a CDS encoding extracellular solute-binding protein — MNRGTPLLLVSLSLALGCAQAQAEDESKILRLYNWADYFAEDTIANFTEETGIRVIYDVMEGSETLEAKMMSGNSGYDLIFPGDTVAERLMRAGALQKLDPAKLEHLADIEPGLRNLQTQYPYSRHATVPYTWGSIGITYNAEAINKRLASAPVNSLDLLFKPENAAKFADCGISMIDSPDEVLAVVLNYLGRSPRSAEPDDLKAAGELLASIKPSLRKFQSQPVTDLVNGDLCLSLGYSGDVTQAQRAASAAGKPMDFQFRIPREGTTIWMDTMAIPVDARHPEYAYAFINFVMRPANMAAISNFTGYPTSSAKARPMVDADMRNNPDIYVDEAAYARLIPGKDIPQRDMRARMRAWTTFKTTRSN, encoded by the coding sequence ATGAACCGTGGCACACCGCTGTTGCTCGTCTCCCTGAGCCTGGCCCTGGGCTGCGCCCAGGCGCAGGCCGAGGATGAGTCCAAGATCCTGCGTTTGTATAACTGGGCCGACTATTTCGCCGAAGACACTATTGCCAATTTCACCGAGGAAACCGGGATCAGGGTGATCTACGACGTTATGGAAGGCAGCGAGACGCTAGAGGCCAAGATGATGTCGGGCAATAGCGGCTACGACCTGATCTTCCCCGGCGATACCGTGGCCGAGCGCCTGATGCGCGCCGGTGCGCTGCAAAAACTTGATCCAGCGAAGCTTGAACACCTGGCCGATATCGAGCCGGGCCTGCGCAACCTGCAGACCCAGTACCCTTATTCGCGGCATGCCACCGTGCCGTACACCTGGGGCAGCATCGGCATCACCTATAACGCCGAGGCGATCAACAAACGCCTGGCCAGCGCGCCGGTGAACAGCCTCGACCTGCTATTCAAACCGGAAAACGCGGCCAAGTTCGCCGACTGCGGGATCTCCATGATCGACTCTCCGGACGAAGTGCTGGCAGTCGTCCTCAACTACCTCGGGCGCTCGCCACGCAGCGCCGAGCCGGACGATCTCAAGGCGGCCGGCGAGCTGCTGGCGTCGATCAAACCCTCTCTCCGCAAGTTCCAGTCGCAACCGGTCACCGACCTGGTCAATGGCGACCTGTGCCTGTCGCTCGGCTACAGCGGCGACGTGACCCAGGCCCAGCGTGCGGCCAGTGCTGCCGGCAAACCGATGGACTTCCAGTTCCGCATCCCGCGCGAGGGCACCACGATCTGGATGGACACCATGGCCATCCCCGTGGATGCCCGTCACCCGGAATACGCCTACGCCTTTATCAACTTCGTCATGCGTCCGGCCAATATGGCGGCCATCAGCAACTTCACCGGCTACCCGACCTCCAGCGCCAAGGCGCGGCCAATGGTCGATGCCGACATGCGCAACAACCCGGATATCTATGTCGATGAGGCCGCCTATGCGCGGCTGATTCCCGGCAAGGACATCCCGCAGCGCGATATGCGTGCGCGTATGCGCGCCTGGACCACTTTCAAAACCACCCGCAGCAACTGA
- a CDS encoding amidohydrolase family protein yields the protein MSSWSTGRTFQAFASWVVIADFQPSPYFTPPFLKDNQPLIGERAYQVLPMRALYDSGARVTLRSDWDVSPLSPLGIMQNALSLGARGLPSLDAAIRAYTLRQEQDTGSLEVGKQADLLVLDRDIFESPIEQIGKARVLWTLLGGETTYRDAAF from the coding sequence ATGTCGAGCTGGTCGACCGGGCGGACATTCCAGGCGTTCGCCAGTTGGGTGGTCATTGCCGACTTCCAGCCAAGCCCATACTTCACCCCACCCTTCCTCAAGGACAACCAGCCACTGATCGGCGAGCGCGCCTACCAGGTGCTGCCCATGCGCGCTCTGTACGACAGTGGAGCGCGGGTCACCCTGCGTTCGGATTGGGATGTGAGTCCGCTGTCGCCGCTAGGCATCATGCAGAACGCGCTGAGCCTGGGTGCGCGCGGCTTGCCCAGCCTGGACGCGGCGATCCGCGCCTACACCCTGCGCCAGGAGCAGGACACCGGCTCGCTGGAAGTGGGCAAACAGGCCGATCTGCTGGTGCTGGATCGCGATATCTTCGAGTCGCCGATCGAGCAGATTGGCAAGGCCAGGGTGTTGTGGACCCTGCTCGGCGGCGAGACCACCTACCGGGACGCGGCGTTTTGA